The following proteins are encoded in a genomic region of Chryseobacterium culicis:
- a CDS encoding M20 family metallo-hydrolase codes for MQELKSVYNKEELLNNAVGLLKNLIEIPSFSKDEFNTSVEIENFFKKHQIPTKRFKNNIWAVNKHFDVFKPSILLNTHHDTVKPNKAYTLDPFIPIEKEGKLFGLGSNDAGASLVSMAQVFLHFYDKEDLKYNLVIALTAEEEISGFDGIEALFPQLPNVELAIVGEPTQMNLAIAEKGLLVIDGEMKGTPSHAAHPNDDNSIVKCMEDLQNILAFKFPKVSEYLGEVKVTLSGIHAGVQHNVVPESCNFTLDVRVTDEYSNEEAFEIIQSQMKSTLTARSFRLNSSKIEMDHPFVKAGLEIGRTTYGSPTSSDQAIIPCTSVKIGPGDSRRSHTADEFIYIHEIEEGIEIYIRILEKVL; via the coding sequence ATGCAGGAACTGAAATCTGTTTATAATAAAGAAGAGCTATTGAATAATGCAGTCGGATTGCTTAAAAATTTGATTGAGATTCCTTCATTCAGTAAAGATGAGTTCAATACATCAGTAGAAATTGAGAATTTTTTCAAAAAACATCAGATTCCTACTAAACGTTTTAAAAACAACATCTGGGCGGTGAATAAACATTTTGATGTATTTAAGCCTTCCATTTTACTGAATACCCACCATGATACGGTAAAACCCAATAAAGCCTATACGCTGGATCCGTTTATTCCTATTGAAAAAGAGGGTAAGCTGTTTGGTTTGGGAAGTAATGATGCCGGAGCTTCTTTGGTTTCTATGGCCCAGGTTTTTTTACATTTTTATGATAAAGAAGATTTAAAATATAATTTAGTTATTGCTTTGACGGCAGAGGAGGAGATTTCAGGATTTGATGGAATTGAAGCCTTATTTCCGCAGCTACCCAATGTAGAACTCGCTATTGTAGGAGAACCCACGCAGATGAATCTGGCGATTGCAGAAAAAGGACTTCTTGTGATTGATGGAGAAATGAAAGGGACTCCTTCTCATGCCGCTCATCCTAATGATGATAACTCGATTGTAAAATGTATGGAGGATCTCCAGAATATTTTAGCCTTTAAATTTCCAAAGGTTTCAGAATATCTGGGTGAAGTGAAAGTTACTTTATCTGGAATTCATGCAGGAGTACAGCATAATGTTGTTCCGGAGTCATGTAATTTCACACTGGATGTGAGGGTTACAGATGAATATTCCAACGAGGAAGCGTTTGAAATTATCCAGTCTCAGATGAAATCTACATTGACGGCAAGATCGTTCAGACTGAATTCTTCAAAGATTGAAATGGATCATCCGTTTGTGAAAGCAGGTCTTGAAATCGGAAGGACTACTTATGGATCTCCAACCTCTTCGGATCAGGCGATTATTCCATGTACATCAGTGAAAATAGGCCCGGGTGACAGTAGGCGCTCTCACACGGCAGATGAATTTATCTATATCCATGAAATAGAAGAAGGAATAGAAATCTACATCAGAATTTTAGAAAAAGTGTTATAA
- the carB gene encoding carbamoyl-phosphate synthase large subunit, translated as MAKRTDIKTILVIGSGPIIIGQAAEFDYAGTQACLSLKEEGYKVILINSNPATIMTDVEIADKVYIEPISLQFVSHIIRKERPDALLPTLGGQTGLNMAVELEKSGILEECKVEVLGTKLSAINRAEDRDLFRELMRELNEPVPESDIVNTVEGALAFANEIGYPVIVRPAFTMGGTGGGIASTEVELKEIAELGLKHSPVTQCLIEKSIAGFKEIEYEVMRDANDNAIVVCNMENIDPVGVHTGDSIVVAPSQTLSDREYQLLRNASLKIIRALGIEGGCNVQLALDPHSFEYYIIEVNPRVSRSSALASKATGYPIAKIAAKIAVGLTLDEIMNPVTGKTYACFEPALDYVVTKFPRFPFDKFETADRRLSTQMKATGEVMAIGRNLEESLQKAIRSLETGIKHLGLKTKQAEALTAEEIERRIRVCDDERLFIIGDALRRGYDWEQIVEWSKIDKFFIWKLKKLVDFEKVIAENKFDKETLIEAKRLGFADINIAVLWNVKEREVFNFRKENGVMPVYKMVDTCAAEFESETPYFYGTYEEENESVVSDKEKIIVLGSGPIRIGQGVEFDYATVHSVWAIKEMGYEAIIINNNPETVSTDFSISDKLYFEPLTEEDVMNIIELEKPKGVVVQFGGQTAINLADKLASHGVQILGTSLEDLDRAENRDKFEKALQELGIPQPKGRTSTSKEEAIKIANEIGYPVLVRPSYVLGGRAMEIVYAEAELAHYMENAVEASPEHPVLVDKYMVGKEIEVDAICDGETVVIPGIMEHIERAGVHSGDSIAVYPPQNISQSEIDTLVDYTKRLAKGLKVIGLMNIQYVLFEGNVYVIEVNPRSSRTVPFLSKITEVPMANLATKAILGQKLKDLGYENGLVPNKEGVFVKVPVFSFSKLTKVDISLGPEMKSTGEVMGKDTTLEKALYKGLVAAGRKVPMHGSILFTVADKHKDEAAALAARFHEVGFRIWATEGTAKFFEEKGIPCKIGYKIGEESVNLIDLIQKGKVQYVVNTTTKGKQAERDGFQIRRMSVENGVPCLTSMDTVEAILKVIESMSFKMETM; from the coding sequence ATGGCAAAACGTACAGATATAAAAACAATTTTAGTAATCGGTTCAGGACCTATCATCATTGGTCAGGCAGCTGAATTTGATTACGCAGGAACGCAGGCTTGTCTGTCTCTGAAAGAAGAAGGCTACAAGGTAATTTTGATCAACTCAAACCCTGCAACAATCATGACGGATGTGGAAATCGCTGATAAAGTATATATCGAGCCGATTTCATTACAGTTTGTAAGCCACATCATCAGAAAAGAACGTCCGGATGCATTGTTACCAACATTGGGAGGTCAGACAGGACTGAATATGGCGGTAGAATTGGAGAAATCAGGAATTCTTGAAGAGTGCAAAGTGGAAGTATTGGGAACAAAGCTTTCTGCCATCAACAGAGCTGAAGACAGAGATCTTTTCCGTGAGTTGATGAGAGAATTGAACGAGCCGGTTCCGGAATCTGATATCGTAAACACGGTAGAAGGAGCCCTTGCTTTCGCCAATGAGATCGGTTACCCGGTAATTGTTCGTCCTGCCTTTACAATGGGAGGTACCGGAGGAGGTATTGCTTCTACAGAAGTTGAATTGAAAGAGATTGCTGAATTGGGACTAAAACACAGCCCGGTTACTCAGTGTCTTATTGAAAAATCAATCGCAGGTTTCAAAGAAATTGAATACGAAGTAATGCGTGATGCAAACGACAACGCCATTGTGGTTTGTAACATGGAAAATATAGATCCGGTAGGAGTTCACACAGGAGATTCTATCGTAGTAGCACCTTCTCAGACACTTTCAGACAGAGAGTATCAGTTACTGAGAAATGCTTCCTTAAAAATCATCAGAGCCTTAGGAATTGAAGGAGGATGTAACGTACAGTTGGCCTTAGATCCACACTCTTTCGAGTATTATATTATCGAGGTAAACCCAAGAGTTTCCCGTTCATCAGCGCTAGCAAGTAAAGCAACAGGATATCCGATTGCGAAAATTGCTGCAAAGATTGCTGTAGGATTAACACTGGATGAAATCATGAATCCGGTAACAGGAAAAACATACGCATGTTTTGAACCTGCTCTTGATTATGTGGTAACGAAGTTCCCAAGATTCCCATTCGATAAATTCGAAACGGCAGACAGAAGACTTTCTACTCAGATGAAAGCGACTGGTGAAGTAATGGCAATCGGAAGAAATCTGGAAGAATCTTTACAGAAAGCTATCCGTTCATTAGAAACAGGAATCAAACATTTAGGATTAAAAACTAAGCAGGCGGAAGCGCTTACTGCTGAGGAAATCGAAAGAAGAATCAGAGTATGTGATGATGAAAGATTGTTCATTATCGGAGATGCTTTAAGAAGAGGATACGACTGGGAGCAGATTGTAGAATGGAGTAAAATCGATAAGTTCTTCATCTGGAAACTGAAAAAACTAGTTGACTTCGAAAAAGTAATCGCTGAAAACAAATTCGATAAAGAAACTTTAATTGAAGCGAAGAGATTAGGTTTCGCAGATATCAATATTGCTGTTCTTTGGAATGTAAAAGAACGTGAGGTTTTCAACTTCAGAAAAGAAAACGGAGTAATGCCGGTGTACAAAATGGTTGACACTTGTGCTGCTGAATTTGAATCTGAAACCCCTTATTTCTACGGAACTTACGAGGAAGAAAACGAAAGTGTTGTTTCTGACAAAGAAAAAATCATCGTACTAGGTTCAGGACCTATCAGAATCGGACAGGGAGTTGAGTTTGATTACGCAACAGTTCACTCTGTATGGGCAATCAAAGAAATGGGTTACGAAGCGATTATCATCAACAACAACCCAGAAACAGTTTCTACAGACTTCTCAATCTCTGATAAACTATACTTCGAGCCGCTTACAGAAGAAGATGTAATGAACATCATCGAGCTTGAGAAACCTAAAGGAGTAGTGGTACAGTTCGGAGGGCAGACTGCGATTAACCTTGCAGATAAACTAGCCTCTCACGGAGTACAGATCTTAGGAACTTCATTAGAAGATCTTGACAGAGCTGAAAACAGAGATAAATTTGAAAAAGCACTTCAGGAACTGGGAATTCCTCAGCCAAAAGGAAGAACTTCAACTTCAAAAGAAGAAGCGATAAAAATTGCTAACGAAATCGGATATCCGGTATTGGTACGTCCAAGCTACGTTCTTGGAGGTAGAGCGATGGAAATTGTATACGCAGAAGCAGAATTGGCCCACTACATGGAAAATGCTGTAGAAGCAAGCCCTGAACACCCTGTATTGGTTGACAAGTACATGGTAGGAAAGGAAATTGAAGTAGATGCCATCTGTGACGGAGAAACTGTAGTGATTCCGGGAATTATGGAACACATCGAAAGAGCGGGAGTTCACTCCGGAGACTCAATCGCAGTATATCCACCACAAAATATCTCTCAAAGTGAGATTGATACTTTGGTAGACTATACAAAAAGACTGGCAAAAGGACTGAAGGTGATCGGATTAATGAACATCCAATACGTTCTTTTCGAAGGAAACGTCTATGTAATCGAAGTAAACCCTCGTTCTTCAAGAACAGTTCCTTTCTTATCTAAAATTACAGAAGTTCCTATGGCTAACCTTGCTACAAAGGCAATTTTAGGACAAAAACTGAAAGACTTAGGATACGAAAACGGACTAGTTCCAAACAAAGAAGGAGTATTTGTAAAAGTTCCGGTATTCTCTTTCTCCAAACTAACGAAAGTTGACATCTCTTTAGGCCCTGAAATGAAGTCTACAGGAGAGGTAATGGGGAAAGATACAACCCTTGAAAAAGCATTGTACAAAGGATTGGTTGCAGCAGGAAGAAAAGTTCCTATGCACGGATCTATCCTTTTCACAGTAGCAGATAAGCATAAAGACGAAGCAGCAGCTCTTGCGGCAAGATTCCATGAAGTAGGATTCAGAATCTGGGCTACGGAAGGTACTGCGAAGTTCTTCGAAGAAAAAGGAATTCCTTGCAAAATAGGATATAAAATCGGAGAAGAAAGTGTAAACCTTATCGACCTGATTCAGAAAGGAAAAGTTCAGTATGTTGTAAACACCACTACAAAAGGTAAACAAGCTGAAAGAGACGGATTCCAGATCAGAAGAATGAGCGTGGAAAACGGTGTTCCTTGTTTAACTTCAATGGATACTGTAGAAGCGATCTTAAAAGTAATCGAAAGCATGAGCTTCAAAATGGAGACGATGTAA
- the argB gene encoding acetylglutamate kinase, protein MKEKLYIIKIGGALIDDEELLAQFLAQFSEIQEKKILVHGGGKLATTLADKLGIEQKMINGRRITDKETLDIVTMVYAGGINKNIVEKLQQKKCNAIGFSGADGNLIKAKKREHPEIDFGFVGDINKKSVNRKLVSKLIKLDLVPVFSAITHDRKGNLFNTNADTIASVIAQALSEKYEVELLYCFDKEGVLEDVNDPESVIKSVNEEEFTALKEEGKLHKGILPKLENALGAIKNNVDKVFLIKETQLKNHIENHHAGTEICL, encoded by the coding sequence ATGAAAGAAAAGTTATACATCATAAAAATTGGCGGAGCTTTAATTGATGATGAAGAATTGTTAGCCCAATTCTTAGCCCAATTTTCTGAAATTCAGGAAAAGAAGATCCTTGTTCATGGTGGAGGAAAGTTGGCTACAACGTTGGCTGATAAACTCGGTATTGAACAGAAAATGATCAACGGAAGGAGGATTACGGATAAAGAAACATTGGATATTGTAACCATGGTATATGCAGGAGGAATCAATAAAAATATTGTTGAAAAGCTGCAGCAGAAAAAATGTAACGCCATAGGATTTTCCGGTGCAGACGGAAATCTGATTAAAGCTAAAAAAAGAGAACATCCTGAAATCGACTTTGGATTTGTGGGGGATATCAATAAGAAAAGCGTGAACAGAAAGCTGGTTTCAAAACTCATCAAGCTGGATCTTGTTCCTGTATTTTCTGCGATTACCCATGACAGAAAAGGGAATCTTTTCAATACCAACGCAGATACCATTGCTTCTGTAATTGCACAGGCTTTGTCAGAAAAATATGAAGTTGAACTGTTGTATTGTTTTGATAAAGAAGGCGTTTTAGAAGATGTAAACGATCCGGAGTCAGTGATTAAAAGTGTAAATGAGGAAGAATTTACGGCATTAAAAGAAGAAGGGAAACTTCACAAAGGGATTTTACCCAAACTTGAAAATGCTCTTGGAGCGATAAAAAATAATGTAGATAAAGTGTTTCTGATTAAAGAGACACAATTGAAAAATCATATAGAAAATCATCATGCAGGAACTGAAATCTGTTTATAA
- the argH gene encoding argininosuccinate lyase, with amino-acid sequence MKKIWQKDDLATNILVNNFTVGKDLDFDERLAKYDAKGSMAHCKMLAETGIISQEESEQMLSVLNSILHKIEDGSFEIDKDAEDIHSQIEAILIEELGDTGKKIHTARSRNDQVLLDIKLYVLDEIREITVLTDEFFQILIQLADQHKNVLLPGYTHLQIAMPSSFGLWFGAYAEALLDDVEMLFSVKNIINKNPLGSAAGYGSSFPINRESTTYNLGFQSMNYNSVYAQMTRGKSEKMLAMAMATLAGTLGKFAYDVCLYLSQNFDFISFPKEFTTGSSIMPHKKNPDIFELVRARCNRIQSLPNELILLTTNLPSGYHRDVQLTKEILFPAIDSLKECLEILSYTLPNIKVKDGILEDEKYKYLFSVEKINEEVKNGSSFRDAYVKVGQEIENNAFDFEPGNLEHTHQGSIGNLCLDKIEYQFNKLKNKLLG; translated from the coding sequence ATGAAAAAGATATGGCAGAAGGACGACCTTGCCACCAATATATTAGTCAATAATTTTACCGTTGGAAAAGATCTTGACTTTGACGAGCGTTTAGCAAAATATGATGCTAAAGGTTCTATGGCGCACTGCAAAATGTTAGCAGAAACCGGGATTATTTCTCAGGAAGAATCAGAGCAGATGTTATCTGTTTTAAATAGTATTTTACATAAAATTGAAGACGGTAGTTTTGAAATTGATAAAGATGCTGAGGATATCCATTCTCAGATAGAAGCTATTCTCATTGAAGAATTAGGAGACACTGGAAAGAAAATTCATACGGCACGATCTAGAAATGATCAGGTTTTATTGGATATCAAATTATATGTATTGGATGAGATCCGTGAGATCACAGTTCTTACCGATGAGTTTTTCCAGATTTTAATTCAGTTGGCAGATCAGCATAAAAATGTTCTGCTTCCTGGATATACCCATTTGCAGATTGCGATGCCTTCATCATTCGGATTGTGGTTCGGGGCTTATGCGGAAGCACTTTTGGATGATGTGGAAATGTTATTTTCAGTAAAGAATATTATTAATAAAAACCCACTGGGATCTGCAGCAGGTTATGGATCTTCGTTTCCGATTAATCGTGAAAGTACAACGTATAATCTAGGCTTCCAGTCCATGAATTATAACTCTGTATATGCGCAGATGACTCGTGGAAAGTCGGAAAAAATGCTGGCAATGGCCATGGCAACCTTAGCGGGAACTCTTGGGAAGTTCGCTTATGATGTATGTCTGTATCTGAGTCAGAATTTTGACTTTATCAGCTTTCCAAAAGAGTTTACCACAGGAAGCAGTATTATGCCGCATAAAAAGAATCCGGATATCTTTGAGCTGGTTCGCGCACGATGCAACAGAATTCAGTCACTTCCAAACGAACTGATCCTTTTAACGACGAATCTTCCTTCCGGATACCACAGAGATGTACAGCTTACGAAGGAAATACTTTTCCCTGCCATAGACTCTTTAAAGGAGTGTCTGGAAATTTTAAGCTATACTTTACCTAATATTAAGGTGAAAGACGGGATTCTGGAAGATGAAAAATACAAGTATCTTTTCAGTGTAGAAAAGATCAATGAAGAGGTAAAGAATGGAAGTTCTTTCCGTGATGCTTATGTAAAAGTAGGGCAGGAGATTGAAAACAATGCGTTTGATTTTGAACCTGGAAACCTTGAACATACCCATCAGGGAAGTATCGGTAATCTTTGTCTGGATAAAATAGAATATCAGTTCAATAAACTGAAAAATAAATTATTGGGTTAG
- a CDS encoding aspartate carbamoyltransferase catalytic subunit yields MFTITELSTERINSILTEALAFANGKTAKIEGEVFCSNLFFEDSTRTKTSFDLAERKLGLQVVPFDASHSSVNKGESLYDTVKTIESIGVNLVVIRDKKDRYFEELKNIEIPVINGGDGTGNHPSQCMLDLMTIYQEFGKFEGLKVGIVGDVKHSRVANSNAEALRRLGAKVYFSGPEQWFDEGALINGTYMSVDELITEVDVLMLLRIQHERHDAAMSFTASEYHKRYGLTKEREQAMKKEAIIMHPAPINRGVEIDSDLVECKRSRIFRQMENGVFARMAILKEALESKGYTFK; encoded by the coding sequence ATGTTTACGATTACAGAACTAAGCACCGAGAGAATCAACAGTATACTGACAGAAGCATTGGCTTTTGCGAACGGTAAAACTGCTAAAATTGAAGGAGAAGTTTTTTGCTCAAACCTTTTCTTCGAAGACAGTACAAGAACGAAAACAAGTTTTGACCTTGCAGAAAGAAAACTGGGATTGCAGGTAGTTCCTTTTGATGCATCACACAGTTCGGTAAACAAAGGGGAAAGCCTTTATGACACCGTAAAGACGATTGAAAGTATAGGAGTAAACCTTGTGGTAATCAGAGATAAGAAAGACAGATACTTCGAAGAACTGAAAAATATTGAGATTCCGGTAATCAACGGAGGAGACGGAACAGGAAACCACCCTTCACAGTGTATGCTGGATCTGATGACCATTTATCAGGAATTCGGAAAGTTTGAAGGTTTAAAAGTAGGAATTGTAGGTGATGTAAAACATAGCCGTGTTGCCAATTCAAATGCTGAGGCATTAAGAAGATTGGGCGCAAAAGTATACTTCTCAGGACCGGAACAATGGTTTGATGAAGGAGCACTGATCAACGGGACTTATATGTCTGTAGATGAACTGATCACTGAAGTGGATGTATTAATGTTATTAAGAATCCAGCACGAAAGACATGATGCTGCAATGAGTTTTACCGCTTCGGAGTATCATAAAAGATACGGTCTGACCAAAGAAAGAGAGCAGGCGATGAAAAAAGAAGCAATCATCATGCACCCTGCGCCTATCAACAGAGGAGTGGAAATAGATTCAGACCTTGTAGAATGCAAGAGATCAAGAATCTTTAGACAAATGGAAAACGGTGTTTTCGCCAGAATGGCCATTTTGAAAGAAGCGTTAGAAAGCAAAGGGTATACATTTAAGTAA
- a CDS encoding Lrp/AsnC family transcriptional regulator has product MDLKDKMILSIIQEDSTLSVKEISEKIGLTFTPTYERIKQLEKQGIIQKYVGLLNREKLGLNIVVYCNVRLKEQSKKVLETFENHIGKYDEVQEIISLSGEYDYMLKIIAKDINSYNEFAVNVISNIPNIGQYHSSIVLHEVKKSTKFKIDLE; this is encoded by the coding sequence ATGGATTTAAAAGACAAAATGATTCTCAGTATTATTCAGGAAGACTCTACATTATCGGTTAAAGAAATTTCCGAAAAGATAGGTCTTACCTTTACTCCTACGTATGAGCGAATCAAGCAATTGGAGAAGCAAGGAATCATTCAGAAGTATGTAGGACTTTTAAACCGTGAAAAACTGGGTTTAAATATTGTAGTTTACTGTAATGTCCGCCTTAAGGAACAATCCAAGAAAGTATTGGAAACCTTTGAGAATCACATTGGAAAATATGATGAAGTACAGGAAATCATCAGTCTTTCCGGAGAGTATGACTATATGTTGAAGATCATTGCCAAAGATATCAATTCTTATAACGAATTTGCTGTTAATGTCATTTCAAACATTCCTAATATCGGTCAATACCACAGTTCAATTGTACTTCATGAGGTAAAAAAATCTACCAAGTTTAAAATTGATCTGGAATAA
- a CDS encoding N-acetylornithine carbamoyltransferase: MKKFTSVSDVENLQEIIKKALQIKADPLTETEKGKGKTIGLVFLNSSLRTRLSSQIAAQNLGLNVLTLNAAQEAWNLEFADGAVMNGDTVEHIKDAIEVLNQYCDIIAVRCFAGMKSKEDDVNESILSQFEKHAKVPVVSLESATRHPLQSLADCITITENWKKDHKPKVVLTWAPHIKPIAHAVGNSFAEWMQEMDVELVIANPEGYDLDKKFTKDVKVIHDQDEALKDADFIYVKNWSSFDDYAAMPEVKGDWMLTNEKLAHTNEAKVMHCLPVRRNVELSDEVMDGDHSIIYKQAKNRIFSAQAIFSEILDELNAG, translated from the coding sequence ATGAAAAAATTTACCTCTGTAAGTGATGTAGAAAACTTACAGGAAATCATAAAAAAAGCTTTACAAATAAAAGCAGATCCCCTTACTGAAACAGAAAAAGGAAAGGGAAAAACAATTGGACTTGTATTTTTGAATTCAAGCTTAAGAACCCGTTTGAGCAGCCAGATTGCAGCGCAAAATCTAGGGTTGAATGTTTTGACATTAAATGCAGCACAGGAAGCCTGGAATCTGGAGTTTGCTGATGGAGCTGTAATGAACGGTGATACTGTAGAACATATCAAAGATGCTATTGAAGTTTTAAATCAATATTGCGATATCATTGCAGTGCGTTGTTTCGCAGGGATGAAGAGCAAAGAAGATGATGTGAATGAAAGTATCTTAAGCCAGTTTGAAAAACATGCAAAAGTTCCTGTTGTTTCATTGGAATCTGCAACACGTCATCCGCTGCAAAGTCTGGCAGATTGTATTACCATTACAGAAAACTGGAAAAAAGACCACAAACCCAAAGTGGTATTAACCTGGGCGCCACATATCAAACCTATTGCCCATGCTGTTGGAAACTCTTTTGCAGAATGGATGCAGGAAATGGATGTGGAATTGGTGATTGCTAATCCTGAAGGCTATGATTTGGACAAAAAATTCACAAAAGATGTGAAGGTAATCCATGATCAGGATGAAGCTTTAAAGGATGCTGATTTCATTTATGTAAAAAACTGGTCTTCTTTTGATGACTATGCAGCAATGCCTGAAGTAAAAGGCGACTGGATGCTTACCAATGAAAAATTAGCCCATACCAATGAAGCGAAGGTAATGCACTGTCTTCCGGTTCGCCGTAATGTTGAGCTGAGTGATGAAGTGATGGATGGAGATCATTCTATCATCTATAAGCAGGCGAAAAACCGTATTTTCTCTGCACAGGCTATTTTCAGTGAGATTTTAGATGAACTGAATGCCGGATAA
- a CDS encoding four helix bundle protein: MHNFEKLLFWQKSIVLAKNIYMICPEISSDEKYGLILQIKRCTISIPSNIAEGSGRNSNKEFNHFLAIALGSAFELQTQLILVKELDLLSEEKVNALLNEVSEIQRMIYSFKNNLK; the protein is encoded by the coding sequence ATGCATAACTTTGAAAAATTACTTTTCTGGCAAAAATCTATTGTGTTGGCAAAAAATATATACATGATTTGCCCGGAGATCAGTAGTGACGAAAAGTATGGGTTAATTTTACAGATTAAAAGATGTACTATTTCTATTCCGTCTAACATTGCTGAAGGTTCTGGAAGAAATAGCAATAAAGAGTTTAATCATTTTCTTGCTATCGCTTTAGGTTCTGCATTTGAATTGCAAACTCAGTTGATTTTGGTAAAAGAGTTGGATCTTTTATCTGAAGAAAAAGTAAACGCTTTACTCAATGAAGTTTCTGAAATTCAAAGAATGATTTATTCATTCAAAAATAATTTAAAATAA
- a CDS encoding carbamoyl phosphate synthase small subunit — translation MKKKLILESGEVFHGEGFGAELETAGEVVFNTGMTGYQELISDPSYCGQIVCMTYPLIGNYGINRDDYESIEPAIKGLIVKELCDLPSNFRTQITLDELFKKKNLSGISGIDTRRLTRVLRNYGVVKGKIVNADADEAAVASELKSTNFPTNQVEEVSTKTPYANPNRGFKVVLVDFGAKLGIIRELSQRNCDIIVVSQDTTAEEILLMNPDGIMLSNGPGDPEDVPHALDMIRGLLGKVPIFGICLGHQLIGLACGAKTFKLKFGHRGGNHPVLDLEKNTVAITSQNHGYAVDQESLKGTDLIETHIALNDRTNEGLKHKIHPCFSVQYHPEASPGPEDANYLFDEFIQMMEDFKK, via the coding sequence ATGAAGAAAAAATTAATACTGGAGTCCGGTGAAGTGTTTCATGGAGAAGGTTTCGGAGCAGAATTGGAAACTGCAGGGGAAGTAGTTTTCAATACCGGAATGACAGGGTATCAGGAATTGATTTCTGACCCATCATACTGCGGTCAGATAGTTTGTATGACCTATCCGCTTATCGGAAATTATGGTATTAACCGTGATGATTATGAAAGTATCGAGCCGGCAATTAAAGGGCTTATCGTAAAAGAACTTTGCGATCTTCCTTCCAACTTCCGTACTCAGATTACTTTAGATGAATTATTTAAAAAGAAAAACCTTTCAGGAATTTCAGGAATCGACACCAGAAGACTGACAAGAGTTCTTCGTAACTATGGAGTCGTAAAAGGAAAAATTGTAAATGCTGATGCTGACGAAGCTGCTGTAGCTTCTGAGTTAAAATCAACAAATTTCCCTACCAATCAGGTAGAGGAGGTTTCTACAAAAACACCTTACGCAAACCCTAACAGAGGTTTCAAAGTAGTATTGGTAGACTTTGGTGCAAAACTGGGGATTATCAGAGAATTATCTCAAAGAAACTGTGATATCATCGTGGTTTCTCAGGATACTACAGCTGAAGAGATCCTATTGATGAATCCTGACGGAATTATGTTATCAAACGGTCCTGGTGACCCGGAAGATGTACCACACGCGTTGGATATGATCAGAGGATTGTTAGGAAAAGTTCCCATCTTCGGAATCTGTTTAGGACACCAGTTAATTGGTCTTGCTTGTGGAGCGAAAACTTTCAAACTGAAATTCGGACACAGAGGAGGAAACCACCCGGTATTGGATCTTGAGAAGAATACGGTAGCAATCACATCTCAAAACCATGGATATGCTGTAGATCAGGAAAGTTTAAAAGGAACAGACCTTATTGAAACACACATCGCCTTGAATGACAGAACAAACGAAGGATTGAAACACAAAATCCACCCTTGTTTCTCTGTTCAGTATCATCCTGAAGCGAGCCCTGGCCCTGAAGATGCAAACTACCTGTTTGATGAGTTCATTCAAATGATGGAGGACTTTAAGAAGTAA